The Bradyrhizobium sp. WBAH42 genome includes a window with the following:
- a CDS encoding DUF4440 domain-containing protein, producing the protein MTALASSIKHDIAAAYAAWDSAFNKADARAIAATYVSDAKLLPPTHQVISGPTAIESFFAGLFSSGFTDHRLVVIDAGGDENIVYGTAHWSANGKTADGASQPAGGIATHVFERQADGSLKLKLHTFN; encoded by the coding sequence ATGACAGCATTAGCTTCCTCCATAAAACACGACATTGCTGCGGCGTACGCCGCGTGGGATTCAGCATTCAACAAAGCAGATGCCAGGGCTATCGCGGCGACTTACGTGTCAGACGCCAAATTGTTGCCGCCGACGCATCAAGTGATATCCGGTCCGACAGCGATCGAGAGCTTCTTTGCTGGGCTGTTTTCAAGCGGATTCACCGATCACAGGTTAGTCGTCATCGACGCCGGTGGAGATGAGAATATCGTCTACGGCACGGCCCATTGGAGTGCCAACGGTAAGACAGCGGATGGCGCCAGCCAACCTGCAGGCGGGATAGCAACCCACGTGTTTGAGCGTCAGGCAGATGGTTCGCTGAAGCTGAAGTTGCATACGTTCAATTGA
- a CDS encoding Spy/CpxP family protein refolding chaperone, with protein MAWLGPVFWPYAYSDIFNYTFWSYAYEPGYWAYAYDDFVDTVFWGGDGPYSAYASTYPYDTPQAGGSYRARQRASVSPQMLQQLCATPDKGVTAWPLADIAQAVRPTPEQRALLDELKTAAANAAGVFKDSCTETYALTPPGRLRAMMNRISATLEAVKIVRPALENFYNSLSDEQQARFNALGPNVGERSPQQQEASSEGCGDPKSSLTQLPIQRIEAVLHPAGKQKEALDRLSEATAKGVEGLQAACPNDAPLTPIGRLETMQHRLEAMLTAAKLVEPALDEFYATLSSEQKARFNRLQQVAGP; from the coding sequence GTGGCTTGGCTTGGGCCCGTGTTCTGGCCTTACGCCTATTCCGACATTTTCAACTACACGTTCTGGTCCTATGCCTACGAGCCCGGATATTGGGCGTACGCCTATGACGACTTCGTCGACACCGTGTTCTGGGGCGGTGACGGCCCTTACTCCGCTTATGCCAGCACCTACCCGTATGACACTCCGCAAGCCGGCGGCAGCTACCGCGCGCGCCAGCGCGCCAGCGTGAGCCCGCAGATGCTTCAGCAATTGTGCGCCACACCGGACAAGGGCGTGACCGCCTGGCCGCTTGCCGATATCGCACAGGCGGTGCGGCCGACGCCGGAGCAACGCGCATTGTTGGACGAGCTCAAGACGGCGGCGGCCAACGCTGCCGGTGTGTTCAAGGACTCGTGCACGGAGACTTATGCACTGACTCCTCCTGGCCGCTTGCGCGCGATGATGAACCGCATCAGCGCGACGCTTGAAGCCGTCAAGATCGTTCGACCGGCGCTGGAGAATTTCTACAACTCGCTCAGTGACGAGCAGCAGGCCCGCTTCAACGCGCTCGGTCCCAATGTCGGCGAGCGCTCTCCGCAGCAGCAGGAGGCGAGTAGCGAGGGCTGCGGCGATCCGAAGTCCAGCCTGACGCAGCTGCCGATCCAGAGGATCGAAGCCGTGCTCCACCCCGCTGGTAAGCAGAAGGAGGCGCTCGATCGGCTCAGCGAAGCGACGGCGAAGGGCGTTGAGGGCCTCCAGGCGGCCTGTCCGAACGATGCGCCGCTGACGCCTATTGGACGGCTCGAGACGATGCAGCACCGGCTCGAGGCCATGTTGACGGCCGCGAAGCTGGTCGAGCCGGCCCTGGACGAATTCTATGCCACGCTGAGCAGCGAGCAGAAGGCGCGCTTCAACAGGCTGCAACAGGTCGCAGGCCCGTGA